Below is a genomic region from Prunus persica cultivar Lovell chromosome G3, Prunus_persica_NCBIv2, whole genome shotgun sequence.
ATCTAGGATCGCAGTCCAAGAGACAAcatctttcttttccatttgatCAAATATTCTCTTGGCCAAAGCCTTTTCGCCCATCTTCAAACACAAAGTAATTAAGGAATTAGAAACTGATATATTGTGTTCAAAGCCAGTCTTAACAATCAACCCCAAAACACTCATTCCCAAACCAATTTCACCAAACCCGGCACAAGCTCTCAAAACAGAAGTAAATGTAATATCATTAGGCCTGACCCCAGAATCAAGCAGCTTCAGAAAAAGCTTCAGGGCTTCAGCATTCAACCCATTCTGCACCAACCCATTAATCGCCGCCGTCCAAGAAACCacattatgaaatggatttctctcaaagtACCACATTGACTCATCCACTCTTCCATACCTCATCAAACCCGATATTAAGGCAGTCCAAGAAACCTCGTTTCTTTCAGGCATTTCGTCAAACAAGCGGCGAGCTTGATCAAGATTTCCCCACTGAATGTTGGCATTAATCAAGCAATTATGCACAGTAGGATCAAACCCATCAAACCCCTTAACGATCTCACTAACTTGAGCAGATTTTCTTGAATCCAGGTACATAATTAGAAGCCTAATGGCTATATATCTCTCTGATGAAAGACCCATCTTGATCAAATGGTTATGAAGGACCATTCCCTCATTGATGAGCCTATTTTCGGTGAGGTTCTTCAAGAGAGACCCACATTTTTGTACGTAAGTTTTGAAATCTTTGCTTGGGCTAGTGGCGAAGagggttttgaatttgatggcaCTTCGTCTCATGCTGCGCGCGCGAGCTATTTAAATTAGCTGCCTACATATACATTTATACagtcaaagaagaaaacatgagAGAAGCCTCAGACCATGCTTGACGTGGTTGTGTTGGTATTACGACACGTGGCTTTCAAGTCTCAATGATTTTGAAGGTTACGTTGTGTTGGTCTTCTCAGTTAATTTTGTCGTCGTTATATGATGGGAGGCTAATTCTACTTTATTGAAGAATTCAAATTGCCTCTCCAACTCTATTCTTGTCGGTATTGTCGACATGAATATCATTTGAAAGGATTTATTCGTTAATCGTCTTTCTTTCACTTTCGAAAATCAATtgggttgtttgtttttatttgtgatAGGTTAACAATATAGAGAAGTTCGCCAAGCGGAGAAAATCCAAGTGGAGAATCGGAACCTAATTAAGATGCTCAATTCAATGCAAATTTGGCACCATCTAATCTCTCAATGCATATCTAGCTACCTTGGTTTGGGTTACGAGTTTAAAACCATCCCCAGTTGAGACCTAGCATCTTGATTCAACTGATGGGAAAAGATATGAGCCTCTCGCATAATTTGGGTGGGTAAGGGTAACCCTCATTTTGACAGCAAGACACCAAGAATTTAAGGCCATTGACAAACGTCCTTGTAGTGGATTTTGGAAGTGTGAGTGGGCCATTGCTTCTTTTGTCATTATCCTCATGATTCCACCAATACTACAAATTGAAGACTTGAAATAGAAACCCTAATATTTACTTTAACCTTTTAATCAAATTGAAAAGTTAATGGTACATATGATGGCCACGCATTCCTACACACATGCGCACACACAAATCTTAAACTTCAAAGCACCAATATATGttaccaaaatgaaaaatatcagACACAGAAAGAACAGCTACCATGAGTAAAAGCACTTTTGCGTGCTGAAGCCGGGCTCCTGCTCTTTCCCTCTTCTTTACACCGCGCTACTTCAAAAAGCAGAAATATTCTGATAATCAAATTCACAAAGCCAATTACTTAACAGCCACCATGGAAGCTGAAGCTGAAACTGAAGCTAATCCTGAACAAGTAGATCATCTGTTTTCATTACCAGTAGATGCTGATCAAAAGGCCACAGAGTTTAGGCTATTCTCAATTGCGCCACCGCACATGCTCGCCTTCCACCTTGCAtggttctctcttttctccaaCTTCTTCTCCACCTTCTCCATCCCTCCCCTCCTCGCCGTCATCCAAGACGACCTCAATCTCACGGACACGGACACCGGCCGAGCCGGCACGGCCGCCTTCCTCGGCTCCATCTTCTCCCGCATTGCCATGGGCCCCATCTGCGACCTCGTGGGCCCGCGCATCGCCATCGCCACCCTCTCCCTCATCACCGCCCCCGTCATCCTCTCCACCTCCCTCGTCTCCTCCCCGCACTCCTTCATTGCCCTCCGCTTCCTCACCGGCTTTTCGCTCGCCAACTTCGTCGCCAACCAGTTCTGGATGAGCTGCATGTTCTCCGGCTGCGTCGTCGGCCTCGCCAACGGCTTCTCCGCCGGCTGGGCCAACATGGGATCCGGCGTCACCCAGTTGGTCATGCCCCTCATTTATACTCTCATCATGTCCTTCAACGTACCGTCCTCCACAGCTTGGAGGCTTGCATTTATTGTGCCCGCAGTTTTCCAAGCTGTCACAGCCTTATTGGTCCTGGCTTTCGGGCAAGACGTACCTTCTGGGAGCTACAGAAGCTTGAAGAAGGTTAATATTGGCAAAGAGAGCTTGTGCAAAGTTTTCTGTCACGGGGCCAAGAATTACAGAGCTTGGATTTTGGCCTTGACTTATGGATTCTGTTTTGGGGTGGAGATGACGACTGATAATATAATAGCTCAGTATTTCTACGACAGGTTTGATGTGAATATTCAAGTGGCGGGGATCATAGCGGGGAGCTTTGGGATGGCGAATTTCTTTTCGAGGCCGAGCGGAGGGTTGGTTTCTGATAGGATGGGGAGAAGGTTTGGGATGAGAGGGAGATTGTGGGGGTTGTGGGTGACGCAGACAGTGGCTGGGTTGTTGTGCTTGTTACTCGGGCGAGTCAACTCGCTCTGGGGATCCATACTTGTCATGTGTGCCTTCTCTGTCTTTGTTCAAGCAGCCTCGGGCCTAACGTTTGGTGTGGTTCCCTTTGTGTCCAAAAGGTAAGTAACaatgcatctctctctctctctctctctctctctctctctctctctctctctcactctgtGTGTGTTGGGTCCCACTTCTACTGCTTGAATCTTTTAAGACATGAAGATGATGGAGGATCATTCCTCCCTCGTTCTTGGCTTTCAATCTTCCGGAAAATAAGACAATATTGGAGTGACTAACTAGCTAAGCTAGACAGATCTCAACTGTAATTCCACATGAACGGGTGGGTGACTGTGAGGAAAGATGATCATCTGTCAAAGGCCACAGTCGCCCACGTTCGCGTGATATGCTAACACTGCTCATTTGTTTAATTACTGCAAAAAGACTTTGCACTAATCATTTACATTAATGTTAATGCAGGTCACTAGGTGTGGTATCGGGGATTACAGGCAGTGGAGGGACTGTAGGGGCGGTGATAACCCAGCTGTTGCTGTTCTCAGGCTCTAAATTCTCCAAGCAGACGGGCATTTCTCTGATGGGTATCATGATGATTGTGTGCACTCTCCCAATCTCCCTTATCTACTTTCCTCAGTCGGGTGGAATGTTCTGTGGCCCTTCCTATGGCTCTGATGATCGTCTCAAGGGGCCAGAAACTGATGAAACAAACCATTATCGCTTGCTCCAATAAAGAATTTATCTAACAAGGCCTTCATTTCATTTGGGCCTCAAGTTTCATATGGAGCAAGTACTAGTTGATCCAATTATGTAAAGTGGTCACGTACCGTACAAGACTCAAGAGCTATACATGAATTAGCCtttctgaagaaaatgatTGGCCTTCATTTGTAGTTaggttgttttaaaaaaatactaaataaAGACTGCATTTGATAGCTAAACTGAATACGTATGATTGCTTGTGGTCGAGGGACCCTCCACTTTCCATACAGTGCCACAAGAACATGCAAGTTCGATCAACTGAATACTGAAGCTCGATAAAACGACACTGAACTTACCGTGTTTTCTTGCCATTCAATGATATGCTTTAGAGTTCCTTATGAGAATGCAGCAGCCGATGCTTGATTGCATCCAAAGTTGGCAACGGCCACCAACCACCAAGAATTCCAACCAAAGTGTACTTCTGGTCTCTTACTTCAACTCTAGCCAGACACAAAAGCTGAAAGTCTTCAACTTCAACCTTACTTGCGTACAATGACTGAAGAAAAGTAAACATAAGATTTTAGAAGTGTGTTATCCTTAAATGTTATAGTTTTTCAAAGTAGTAACcactaaaattttataatgatAACAGGACACTTGCCTTGTTATATAAGTGAGGTTCTCCGCGCTTAAGTCGATGACACAACTGCAAAACATTAAGTTTGAAATAAAGGTTTATTCCACAAGAACTACTATTACCATCAACACTATAGCTTTGATCAATCTATTGTTAAATTATAATGCAATGGTCACCGAAAACAATGTGCAGTAGTCATTACCCAAAAAACAAGGTGCCACTTCTGAGAATTAAAGTCATAGAACAATAAGAGACTTGTTAGTTCCTACCATACTACAACCCACCCAATATGAAATGAAAGCAGCTCCTCAAATTAAGTGTTcagtaaaaaaatgaaatctaCATTTCTTCAGATTGCAGAAACAGAGACATGGTTACCTTCCAATAGGGTAAAAGGTAGAAAGTCACTGATTAATTAGGTGTTAAAAAATTAGTAAATGTATAAAAGTACCAGGGGATGCTTCCTTACCTCATCCACGAAACCATAAACTGAGAAAGGACTAGGCTTGGTGCTCAGGAGGAAAAGAATTAGCTTCAATGCAAATGGTGCAAGTGTAACAGAATCATCCCAGTATGCCAACATAGTgacgaagaaaaagaaaggcaaCCAGATTTTCCTCACAAACATCCAGACGGCATGTTGATCTTCCTCCACATCTGAAGCACCAGACACTTCCAGATTAAGATCATTCACCAAAATATCATGGCCTACattattaaaattcaaatcaaaggGAGTCAGTAAGAGGTAGGCGTCTACAGAACATAAGACTTCAAAATGGGCACGAGAGTTAAGAACATATAATAA
It encodes:
- the LOC18781721 gene encoding high affinity nitrate transporter 2.7, with the translated sequence MEAEAETEANPEQVDHLFSLPVDADQKATEFRLFSIAPPHMLAFHLAWFSLFSNFFSTFSIPPLLAVIQDDLNLTDTDTGRAGTAAFLGSIFSRIAMGPICDLVGPRIAIATLSLITAPVILSTSLVSSPHSFIALRFLTGFSLANFVANQFWMSCMFSGCVVGLANGFSAGWANMGSGVTQLVMPLIYTLIMSFNVPSSTAWRLAFIVPAVFQAVTALLVLAFGQDVPSGSYRSLKKVNIGKESLCKVFCHGAKNYRAWILALTYGFCFGVEMTTDNIIAQYFYDRFDVNIQVAGIIAGSFGMANFFSRPSGGLVSDRMGRRFGMRGRLWGLWVTQTVAGLLCLLLGRVNSLWGSILVMCAFSVFVQAASGLTFGVVPFVSKRSLGVVSGITGSGGTVGAVITQLLLFSGSKFSKQTGISLMGIMMIVCTLPISLIYFPQSGGMFCGPSYGSDDRLKGPETDETNHYRLLQ
- the LOC18782032 gene encoding uncharacterized protein LOC18782032 isoform X2; the encoded protein is MANARKFLCSFRQSLDLLISSRSSISHSRQFSYAEFEPLKALLKGVQPVLRNRASAYYCSLNMQRNSLQKFWFSGGSILRFGSILGVSVFLGSISFLPNAAYAMDDVEEDQHAVWMFVRKIWLPFFFFVTMLAYWDDSVTLAPFALKLILFLLSTKPSPFSVYGFVDELCHRLKRGEPHLYNKSLYASKVEVEDFQLLCLARVEVRDQKYTLVGILGGWWPLPTLDAIKHRLLHSHKEL
- the LOC18782032 gene encoding uncharacterized protein LOC18782032 isoform X1, giving the protein MANARKFLCSFRQSLDLLISSRSSISHSRQFSYAEFEPLKALLKGVQPVLRNRASAYYCSLNMQRNSLQKFWFSGGSILRFGSILGVSVFLGSISFLPNAAYAMDGHDILVNDLNLEVSGASDVEEDQHAVWMFVRKIWLPFFFFVTMLAYWDDSVTLAPFALKLILFLLSTKPSPFSVYGFVDELCHRLKRGEPHLYNKSLYASKVEVEDFQLLCLARVEVRDQKYTLVGILGGWWPLPTLDAIKHRLLHSHKEL